A single region of the Streptomyces sp. NBC_00236 genome encodes:
- a CDS encoding ABC transporter ATP-binding protein, which translates to MTTTSTTVPALVAENLVVEYPAGRGRRVHAVSGVGLEVAAGETLGILGESGCGKSTVGRALIQLPPPDSGTVRLGEVTLTGLAPAELRRARARMQIIMQDPVSALNPRRKVKDLVWEGLSIWGSGDDPRDKDSRIDAALRDVGLDPATVRDRRPHELSGGQCQRVCIARALLLDPEVLICDEPVSSLDVSVQAQILNLLETATQRRGLSMVFIAHDVSVVKNISDRVMVMYLGKICEVLPSDGMQHEAVHPYTRLLLASLPEAQRGPGAVEEPAVADGAAGELPSPLDPPSGCRFRTRCPLATGLCAGTEPPLRDIRPGHRVACHHVEPKRNHA; encoded by the coding sequence CGTCCCCGCACTCGTCGCGGAGAACCTCGTCGTGGAGTACCCGGCCGGCCGGGGCCGCAGGGTGCACGCCGTCTCCGGTGTCGGCCTTGAGGTCGCGGCGGGCGAAACCCTGGGCATCCTCGGCGAGTCCGGCTGCGGGAAGTCCACCGTCGGCCGCGCCCTGATCCAGCTGCCGCCCCCGGACTCCGGGACCGTACGCCTCGGCGAGGTGACCCTCACCGGCCTTGCCCCCGCGGAACTGCGCCGGGCCCGCGCCCGGATGCAGATCATCATGCAGGACCCGGTATCCGCGCTGAACCCGCGCCGCAAGGTCAAGGACCTGGTGTGGGAAGGGCTGTCGATCTGGGGGAGCGGCGACGACCCCCGCGACAAGGACAGCCGGATCGACGCGGCCCTGCGCGACGTCGGCCTCGACCCAGCGACCGTCCGCGACCGCAGGCCGCACGAACTCTCCGGCGGCCAGTGCCAGCGGGTCTGCATCGCCCGCGCCCTGCTCCTGGACCCCGAGGTGCTGATCTGCGACGAACCCGTCTCCAGCCTCGACGTGTCCGTGCAGGCGCAGATCCTCAACCTGCTGGAGACGGCGACACAACGGCGCGGACTGAGCATGGTCTTCATCGCCCATGACGTGTCCGTGGTGAAGAACATCAGCGACCGCGTGATGGTCATGTACCTCGGCAAGATCTGCGAGGTGCTGCCGTCCGACGGCATGCAGCACGAGGCCGTCCACCCGTACACACGGCTGCTGCTCGCCTCGCTCCCCGAAGCGCAGCGGGGCCCGGGCGCCGTCGAGGAGCCGGCCGTGGCCGACGGCGCGGCCGGCGAACTCCCGTCGCCCCTGGACCCGCCGTCGGGCTGCCGCTTCCGCACCCGCTGCCCGCTGGCCACCGGCCTGTGCGCCGGGACGGAGCCCCCGCTCAGGGACATCCGGCCCGGCCACCGGGTCGCCTGCCACCACGTCGAACCGAAAAGGAACCACGCGTGA